In Qipengyuania psychrotolerans, one DNA window encodes the following:
- a CDS encoding peroxiredoxin, with protein MSSFEPGDAFPDFTMETPDGGTVTKADLAGSKAVIFFYPKDNTPGCTTEAKDFSAMKSEFEKAGTRLLGVSKDSPKKHQNFIAKHDLSVDLATDAEEGGLSDTLGVWGEKMNYGRTYMGMIRSTFLIGEDGKILRKWPKVRVKGHVDEVLEAARSA; from the coding sequence ATGAGCAGTTTCGAACCGGGCGATGCTTTCCCCGATTTCACGATGGAAACGCCCGATGGCGGAACCGTGACCAAGGCCGATCTGGCAGGCTCGAAGGCGGTGATCTTCTTCTATCCCAAGGACAACACCCCGGGCTGCACCACCGAAGCCAAGGACTTCAGCGCGATGAAATCCGAATTCGAGAAAGCGGGCACCCGCCTGCTTGGCGTCAGCAAGGATTCGCCCAAGAAACACCAGAACTTCATCGCGAAGCATGATCTCAGCGTCGATCTAGCCACCGATGCGGAAGAAGGCGGCCTGTCCGACACGCTCGGCGTCTGGGGCGAAAAGATGAATTACGGGCGCACCTACATGGGGATGATCCGCTCGACCTTCCTGATCGGAGAGGACGGCAAAATCCTGCGCAAATGGCCCAAGGTGCGCGTGAAAGGCCATGTGGACGAGGTGCTGGAGGCAGCTCGCTCCGCATGA
- a CDS encoding ferritin-like domain-containing protein yields the protein MTSLRRSVSSAIHDVLSTGEKSAKVFAARQVARDWRLGRLEFSFGTAMPARPTWPAELQLAAPQNMPRRGRGGSEKGRIALWHALAHIEFVAIDLALDMAGRFGEQMGEEFVSDFLSVAADEAMHFALIERKLVSMGSFYGALPAHDGLWGASQDTAHDVAARLAIVPMVLEARGLDVTPAMLERVRSQGDQNGVRILQRILDDEIRHVAFGAKHFCRVCENRGQNPPESWQKLVTTHFSGGLKPPFNDSARSAAGLSREFYGAIA from the coding sequence ATGACGTCACTCCGCCGATCCGTTTCCAGCGCCATCCACGACGTACTCTCGACCGGCGAGAAGTCCGCCAAGGTTTTCGCTGCGCGGCAGGTTGCGCGAGACTGGCGGCTGGGCCGGTTGGAATTCTCGTTCGGGACAGCGATGCCCGCGCGCCCTACCTGGCCCGCCGAACTGCAACTGGCCGCACCGCAGAATATGCCCCGGCGTGGGCGCGGCGGCTCCGAGAAGGGCCGGATCGCACTGTGGCACGCATTGGCGCATATCGAATTCGTCGCGATCGACCTGGCGCTCGACATGGCTGGCCGCTTCGGCGAGCAGATGGGCGAGGAATTCGTTTCGGACTTTTTGTCAGTCGCAGCCGACGAAGCGATGCATTTCGCACTTATCGAGCGCAAACTGGTGTCCATGGGTTCGTTTTACGGCGCTCTGCCTGCCCATGACGGACTGTGGGGCGCATCTCAGGACACCGCGCATGACGTCGCGGCCCGGCTGGCCATTGTGCCCATGGTTCTGGAAGCACGCGGGCTCGACGTCACACCTGCCATGCTGGAGCGTGTGCGCTCGCAAGGCGATCAAAATGGCGTTCGTATTCTGCAGCGAATCCTTGACGATGAAATTCGGCATGTCGCCTTTGGCGCCAAGCACTTTTGTAGGGTGTGCGAGAATCGCGGTCAGAACCCGCCAGAATCATGGCAGAAATTAGTGACAACGCATTTTTCGGGAGGTCTGAAGCCGCCATTTAACGACTCGGCGCGTTCGGCTGCCGGTCTATCGCGAGAGTTCTACGGCGCTATTGCTTGA
- a CDS encoding M23 family metallopeptidase, translating to MSIAAAPAHAETNTAAAAVGAIDVSKVTSEGAGEADEQFTELFARWENPQDNTFSAIAPQVAVPSRMPLEDARLTSDYGMRTHPVLRRRMGHKGVDLAAPTGTPIYATADGVVSKAERFSSYGKFVSIEHGARIQTRYAHMSSIAVLDGAKVKKGQLIGYVGSTGRSTGPHLHYEVRIDGEAVNPVPYMVESSAQQAFALAVGEGGQGGGEE from the coding sequence ATGAGCATCGCAGCCGCACCAGCTCACGCGGAAACGAACACCGCAGCAGCAGCGGTCGGTGCCATCGACGTGTCGAAGGTAACCTCCGAAGGCGCAGGCGAAGCCGACGAACAGTTCACCGAACTGTTTGCTCGCTGGGAAAACCCGCAGGACAACACATTTTCGGCGATTGCCCCGCAAGTGGCCGTGCCTTCGCGCATGCCGCTTGAAGATGCGCGCCTGACCAGTGACTATGGCATGCGCACCCACCCGGTGCTGCGCCGCCGCATGGGTCACAAGGGCGTCGATCTTGCAGCCCCGACCGGCACGCCGATCTACGCCACCGCCGACGGTGTCGTCAGCAAGGCCGAACGTTTCTCAAGCTACGGCAAGTTCGTTTCGATCGAACACGGTGCTCGCATCCAGACGCGCTACGCACACATGTCGAGCATTGCGGTTCTGGACGGCGCGAAGGTCAAGAAGGGCCAGCTTATCGGCTATGTCGGTTCGACCGGCCGTTCGACCGGACCGCACCTTCACTATGAAGTCCGCATCGACGGCGAGGCCGTGAACCCGGTTCCGTACATGGTCGAATCGTCCGCTCAGCAGGCTTTCGCTCTTGCTGTCGGCGAAGGCGGCCAGGGTGGCGGTGAAGAATAA
- a CDS encoding acyl-CoA synthetase yields the protein MHPITHAQSRPDHPAIIMAGSGKTVTYGEMDAYANRFAHLLRARGLKRGDHFAVLMENNAEYLQIVWGAQRAGTMMVPISTRLTAPEICYILKDASAKLLVTSHAFDDVLAGIRADCADIPLLLVGGEGDESLESALADQPAGPIPDQAPGQYMLYSSGTTGRPKGIRPAPPENDDVLAVTPLVGLAVMGAGWPADGSMVYLSPAPLYHAAPLGWCTTAHRVGATIVVMEKFDPEAALAAIEKYGITDSQWVPTHFVRMLKLDPSVRTKYDLSTHARAIHAAAPCPVPVKREMIEWWGPIIIEYYAGSEGIGMTLIKSEDWLTHPGSVGKAIHGTLHVCDESGEEVPAQTDGLLYFENENIPTYHNDPEKTADAMHPKGWMTLGDIGHVDEDGFLYLTDRKSHMIISGGVNIYPQEIENLLVTHYKVMDAAVIGAPCPDFGEKVVAVVQPMDMAEAGEALEAELRDYLEPQLAKIKMPKLFDFRPELPREANGKLYKRELRDEYARLAEIETEQA from the coding sequence ATGCACCCCATCACCCATGCCCAGTCACGCCCGGACCATCCCGCCATCATAATGGCCGGCAGCGGCAAGACGGTGACCTACGGCGAGATGGATGCCTATGCCAATCGCTTTGCCCACCTGCTGCGCGCCCGCGGATTGAAACGCGGCGATCATTTCGCGGTGCTGATGGAAAACAACGCTGAGTACCTCCAGATCGTATGGGGCGCGCAGCGCGCCGGGACGATGATGGTCCCGATCTCCACCCGCCTGACTGCACCCGAAATTTGCTACATCCTGAAGGATGCCAGTGCGAAGCTGCTGGTCACTTCGCATGCCTTCGACGATGTGCTGGCCGGTATTCGCGCGGATTGCGCCGACATTCCCTTGCTGTTGGTCGGCGGTGAGGGAGACGAAAGCCTCGAAAGCGCGCTCGCTGACCAGCCCGCCGGGCCGATCCCGGATCAAGCTCCCGGGCAGTACATGCTCTACTCCAGCGGCACGACGGGCCGGCCCAAGGGTATCCGCCCTGCTCCGCCCGAAAACGACGATGTTCTTGCGGTAACCCCGCTGGTCGGCCTTGCCGTGATGGGCGCAGGCTGGCCTGCTGACGGGTCGATGGTCTACCTCTCACCGGCGCCGTTGTATCATGCCGCACCGCTGGGCTGGTGCACCACGGCGCACCGTGTCGGCGCGACAATCGTGGTGATGGAAAAGTTCGATCCCGAAGCCGCGCTGGCCGCCATCGAAAAGTACGGCATTACCGACAGTCAGTGGGTGCCCACCCATTTTGTCCGCATGCTCAAGCTCGATCCATCGGTGCGCACGAAATACGATCTGTCGACCCATGCCCGCGCGATCCACGCAGCCGCGCCTTGCCCCGTTCCGGTGAAGCGCGAAATGATCGAATGGTGGGGGCCGATCATCATCGAATATTATGCCGGCAGCGAAGGCATCGGCATGACGCTGATCAAAAGCGAAGACTGGCTGACGCACCCGGGCAGTGTCGGCAAGGCGATCCATGGCACACTGCACGTTTGCGACGAAAGCGGCGAGGAAGTCCCGGCGCAGACCGATGGCCTGCTGTATTTCGAAAACGAGAATATCCCGACCTATCACAACGATCCGGAAAAAACCGCGGATGCCATGCACCCCAAGGGGTGGATGACGCTGGGCGACATTGGACATGTGGACGAAGACGGCTTCCTCTACCTCACCGACCGCAAGAGCCACATGATCATATCGGGCGGCGTGAATATCTATCCGCAAGAGATCGAAAACCTGCTGGTCACGCATTACAAGGTCATGGATGCGGCCGTGATCGGTGCGCCCTGCCCCGATTTCGGCGAGAAGGTCGTCGCCGTGGTCCAACCGATGGACATGGCCGAAGCCGGAGAGGCATTGGAAGCCGAACTGCGCGACTACCTCGAACCGCAGCTTGCCAAGATCAAGATGCCCAAGCTGTTTGATTTCCGGCCCGAACTGCCGCGCGAAGCCAATGGCAAACTATACAAGCGCGAACTGCGCGACGAATACGCCAGGCTGGCCGAGATAGAGACGGAGCAGGCATGA
- a CDS encoding cytochrome P450: MATQEKPRLDPDTAYEVISPASYAEWGTLLDTFDRLREENPVALVEAPEGQHPPFWLVTRYDDVMRISKDNATFLNNPRSVVFSLTEGIEFAKQFSGGSEHMVASLVTFDAPVHMKYRKLTQDWFMPKNLRGLEDEIRGIASDTVDRLLSAAQGGETADFCKLVSQPYPLHVVMQILGVPEEDEPRMLMLTQQMFGGQDEELNQSGMKDMTPEQVTMIVAGAVKDFEAYFAKITAEKRANPTGDVASTIANAVVDGEPLNDRDMMGYYIIVAAAGHDTTSASTAGAMLALANDPEQWSRVKADRSLLPGIVEEAIRWTSPVQHFMRTAAHDTEVGGQPIAEGDWLMMNYVAANHDPAQFDDPRRFDASRSPNRHLAFGAGAHQCLGLHLARLEMRILFETLLDRIESIELAGEPRRAKSTFVGGLKTLPVKLTPAAS, encoded by the coding sequence ATGGCCACGCAGGAGAAGCCCCGCCTCGATCCCGACACTGCCTATGAAGTGATCTCTCCCGCAAGTTACGCCGAATGGGGCACCTTGCTCGACACGTTCGACCGCCTGCGCGAGGAAAACCCCGTTGCTTTGGTCGAAGCGCCCGAGGGGCAACACCCTCCGTTCTGGCTGGTGACACGCTATGATGACGTGATGCGCATTTCGAAGGACAATGCGACCTTCCTCAACAACCCGCGCTCGGTCGTTTTTAGCCTGACCGAGGGCATCGAGTTTGCGAAGCAGTTCTCTGGCGGGAGCGAACATATGGTCGCCAGCCTGGTGACCTTCGATGCGCCGGTTCACATGAAGTACCGCAAGCTGACGCAGGACTGGTTCATGCCCAAGAACCTGCGCGGCCTCGAAGATGAAATCCGCGGAATTGCAAGCGACACGGTGGACCGTCTGCTCAGTGCAGCCCAAGGCGGCGAGACCGCTGACTTCTGCAAGCTCGTGTCGCAGCCCTACCCGCTCCACGTGGTGATGCAGATCCTTGGTGTGCCGGAAGAGGACGAGCCGCGCATGCTGATGCTTACCCAGCAGATGTTTGGCGGACAGGACGAAGAATTGAACCAGTCCGGAATGAAGGACATGACACCCGAACAGGTGACCATGATCGTCGCGGGAGCGGTGAAGGATTTCGAAGCCTATTTCGCCAAGATCACGGCGGAAAAGCGTGCCAATCCGACAGGCGATGTTGCCAGCACTATCGCCAACGCAGTCGTGGACGGCGAACCGCTGAACGACCGCGACATGATGGGCTATTACATCATCGTTGCCGCGGCAGGCCATGACACGACCAGCGCGAGCACTGCTGGCGCGATGCTCGCGCTCGCCAATGACCCGGAGCAGTGGTCAAGGGTGAAGGCCGACCGCTCGCTGTTACCCGGCATCGTTGAAGAAGCGATCCGCTGGACCAGTCCGGTCCAGCATTTCATGCGCACGGCCGCACACGACACCGAAGTTGGCGGTCAGCCGATAGCGGAAGGCGATTGGCTGATGATGAATTACGTCGCCGCCAACCACGATCCCGCGCAATTCGACGATCCGCGCCGCTTCGATGCAAGCCGCAGCCCGAACCGCCATCTCGCTTTCGGCGCCGGAGCGCACCAGTGCCTGGGCCTGCACCTTGCGCGGCTGGAAATGCGGATATTGTTCGAAACCCTGCTCGACCGGATCGAGAGCATCGAGCTTGCTGGAGAGCCGCGCCGCGCGAAATCGACATTCGTGGGCGGGTTGAAGACGCTGCCAGTCAAATTGACGCCAGCCGCGTCCTGA
- a CDS encoding YqiJ family protein, translating to MTLLEPYNLPFAGALALMLGVFVIQLLGFLDIDFDLDEGGDGAISAGPVDGLLTLLGLGRIPFTIWLIVFLLSFAAIGVSIQELSDSLIGAPLYPWLAALFAGAGALPVTGVLARPLGRIVPQDETTAVSTASLVGRRAVITDGVSRSGSPARARVKDIHGQPHHVMVEPHEADSEFHAGDEILLVRRDGNTFYATALAERRLSPMTK from the coding sequence ATGACATTGCTGGAGCCGTACAATTTGCCATTCGCAGGCGCGCTCGCGCTGATGCTGGGTGTGTTCGTGATCCAGTTGCTCGGCTTTCTCGATATCGATTTCGATCTCGACGAGGGCGGCGACGGTGCAATCAGTGCCGGTCCGGTCGACGGGCTGCTAACGCTGCTCGGTCTTGGGCGGATACCTTTCACGATCTGGCTGATCGTGTTCCTGCTGTCGTTCGCGGCTATCGGGGTAAGCATACAGGAATTGTCGGATAGCCTAATTGGCGCGCCGCTCTATCCCTGGCTCGCCGCCCTGTTCGCCGGGGCTGGCGCGCTACCGGTAACAGGCGTTCTTGCCCGCCCGCTGGGGCGCATTGTGCCTCAGGACGAAACCACTGCGGTCAGCACGGCCTCGCTGGTCGGACGCCGCGCGGTGATCACTGATGGTGTTTCGCGTAGCGGTTCGCCTGCACGGGCCCGGGTCAAGGATATTCATGGCCAGCCCCACCACGTGATGGTCGAACCGCACGAAGCAGACAGCGAATTCCACGCAGGGGACGAAATTCTGCTCGTCCGCCGCGATGGAAACACATTTTACGCGACCGCGCTGGCCGAACGCCGCCTGTCGCCCATGACAAAATAA
- a CDS encoding flotillin family protein, producing MAGAVIIGILAIGLFLAKLYRRASKEVAFVRTGVGGEKVVMNGGALVLPVFHETMPVNMNTLVLPVVRRDGEALITLDRLRIDVKAEFYVRVKPDGDAIAMAAQTLGQRTMQPEMLKDLVEGKFVDALRSVAAGMTMNELHEQRADFVQKVQQVSSNDLAMNGLELESVSLTGLDQTSIEHFNANNAFDAEGLTKLTEQIEARKKLRNDIEQDTRVQMETKNLEADTRSFEISRDNEYARLEQEREVEMRRAKQTSEIAREQAERSREADAARIEAKKQVDAQQIEADRLVEEARIDQQRALEIARQEQQIAVQNKSREESQAKAEADEARAKAVAAEEQVATSRETEIAERDKRIQLIEASKEAEREAISVKVEAEAEKDAAANRAEALRLEAQGEAEAEKLRAEAARVRFEVEAAGQKAINEAANILSSDQISLQTKLQLLNVLPELIRESAKPMEAIDSIKIVQVDGLTQNGGRGAGSGAASAGGGSGNLATDAVSAALAYRAQAPVLDGLMKELGLDGSSLGGLVKEPALEGSSPRLAEVMEDIAEQVQEVEAKARKKADGEGAKGKGTQPGA from the coding sequence ATGGCTGGCGCAGTTATCATCGGCATTCTGGCAATCGGGCTGTTCCTGGCAAAACTGTACCGCCGAGCTTCGAAGGAAGTCGCATTCGTGCGGACCGGTGTCGGCGGGGAAAAAGTTGTCATGAATGGCGGCGCATTGGTCCTGCCCGTGTTCCACGAGACCATGCCGGTCAATATGAACACGCTGGTACTGCCCGTGGTGCGCCGGGATGGAGAGGCTCTGATTACGCTCGACCGCCTGCGGATCGACGTGAAGGCAGAATTCTATGTTCGCGTGAAGCCGGACGGTGATGCAATCGCCATGGCCGCGCAAACGCTTGGCCAGCGCACGATGCAGCCTGAAATGCTCAAGGACCTCGTCGAAGGCAAGTTCGTCGACGCGCTGCGCTCTGTCGCTGCGGGCATGACCATGAACGAGCTGCACGAACAGCGTGCCGACTTCGTCCAGAAGGTTCAGCAAGTGTCCTCCAACGACCTCGCCATGAACGGCCTGGAACTGGAATCGGTCTCGCTTACCGGTCTCGACCAAACCAGCATCGAGCACTTCAACGCCAACAACGCCTTCGATGCCGAAGGTCTCACCAAGCTGACCGAGCAGATCGAGGCGCGCAAGAAACTGCGCAACGACATCGAGCAGGACACGCGCGTCCAGATGGAAACCAAGAACCTGGAAGCCGATACGCGCAGCTTCGAAATCAGCCGCGACAATGAATATGCCCGCCTCGAGCAAGAGCGCGAAGTCGAAATGCGCCGCGCCAAGCAGACCTCGGAAATCGCCCGCGAGCAGGCCGAGCGTAGCCGCGAGGCCGATGCTGCCCGGATCGAAGCCAAGAAGCAGGTCGACGCGCAGCAGATCGAGGCCGACCGCCTCGTGGAAGAGGCGCGGATCGACCAGCAGCGCGCGCTCGAAATTGCCCGGCAGGAGCAACAGATCGCAGTTCAGAACAAGAGCCGCGAAGAGAGCCAGGCCAAGGCCGAAGCCGACGAAGCCCGCGCCAAGGCGGTTGCCGCCGAGGAGCAGGTTGCGACATCCCGCGAAACCGAGATTGCAGAGCGTGACAAGCGCATCCAGCTGATCGAGGCATCGAAGGAGGCCGAACGTGAAGCCATCTCGGTCAAGGTGGAAGCCGAAGCCGAAAAGGACGCTGCGGCCAACCGCGCCGAAGCGCTCCGCCTCGAGGCACAGGGTGAAGCCGAAGCCGAGAAGCTGCGTGCCGAAGCTGCCCGCGTGCGCTTCGAAGTCGAAGCCGCCGGTCAGAAGGCGATCAACGAGGCGGCCAACATCCTGTCCTCGGACCAGATCAGCCTGCAGACCAAGCTGCAGCTGCTCAATGTCCTGCCGGAACTCATCCGGGAAAGCGCCAAGCCGATGGAAGCGATCGATTCGATCAAGATCGTCCAGGTGGACGGTCTTACCCAGAACGGCGGCAGGGGCGCTGGAAGCGGCGCGGCAAGTGCTGGCGGCGGCTCGGGCAACCTTGCTACCGACGCAGTCAGCGCAGCACTGGCGTATCGGGCACAGGCACCGGTTCTCGACGGCCTGATGAAGGAGCTGGGTCTCGACGGATCCTCGCTCGGCGGGCTGGTCAAGGAACCGGCTCTTGAAGGCAGCAGTCCGCGCCTTGCAGAGGTGATGGAAGACATCGCCGAGCAGGTTCAGGAAGTCGAAGCGAAAGCCAGGAAGAAGGCCGATGGCGAAGGCGCCAAAGGCAAGGGCACCCAGCCCGGAGCCTGA
- a CDS encoding agmatine deiminase family protein, protein MSDTPDWIMPPEWAPQDWLWIGFPHDPQEWPEVLPRAQEQIAAFANAVAESGQEVRLLVRGGANEARARQLVTAGVKLERRSYGDVWLRDTGPLIVANREGEQAARRFGFNGWGGKYLMEGDQTIGAELAKDEALPLETADWILEGGAIDGDGTGLVATTEQCLLNPNRNPQLSRTQIERRLGRDLGFTRVLWLGDGLINDHTDGHVDNLARFVAANTIVIPRATGSEDPNAAIYVDAKRRAEQAGVTVREIPSPGLVSSGDHIEPASYVNFAITSHLVAVPTFGSPHDADGVAAIAELFPDRAVIGLPGDAVLAGGGGFHCASQQMPSPGWRP, encoded by the coding sequence ATGAGCGACACGCCCGACTGGATCATGCCCCCGGAATGGGCCCCGCAAGACTGGCTGTGGATCGGCTTTCCGCACGATCCGCAGGAATGGCCCGAAGTTCTTCCGCGCGCGCAGGAGCAGATTGCTGCCTTTGCCAATGCGGTTGCGGAAAGCGGGCAGGAAGTGCGCCTGCTGGTACGCGGCGGTGCCAATGAGGCCCGCGCCAGGCAATTGGTAACAGCTGGAGTGAAGCTGGAAAGACGCAGCTACGGCGATGTCTGGCTGCGCGATACCGGACCGCTGATCGTTGCAAACCGGGAAGGTGAACAGGCCGCGCGGCGGTTTGGCTTCAACGGCTGGGGCGGCAAATACTTGATGGAAGGCGACCAGACCATCGGGGCCGAACTGGCCAAAGACGAGGCGCTCCCACTCGAAACCGCAGACTGGATATTGGAAGGCGGCGCAATCGACGGCGATGGCACCGGCCTTGTCGCCACGACTGAGCAATGCCTGCTCAACCCCAATCGCAATCCGCAACTGTCGCGGACCCAGATCGAGCGGAGGCTGGGGCGCGATCTCGGCTTTACCCGCGTGTTGTGGCTGGGCGACGGGCTGATCAATGACCATACCGATGGCCATGTCGACAATCTGGCGCGCTTCGTGGCCGCCAATACGATCGTCATTCCGCGTGCCACAGGCAGCGAGGATCCCAATGCGGCAATCTATGTCGATGCCAAACGCCGGGCCGAGCAAGCGGGCGTCACGGTGCGCGAAATCCCATCGCCCGGGCTCGTGTCCAGCGGCGACCATATCGAACCAGCCAGCTATGTGAACTTTGCAATCACCAGCCATCTGGTCGCCGTGCCGACATTTGGCAGCCCGCATGACGCGGATGGCGTGGCAGCCATCGCTGAACTCTTCCCCGACCGCGCAGTCATCGGCCTGCCCGGTGATGCCGTGCTGGCAGGCGGCGGCGGCTTTCACTGCGCCAGCCAGCAAATGCCCTCGCCCGGATGGCGACCTTAA
- a CDS encoding sulfite exporter TauE/SafE family protein: MILGLAASALTLAAVTALVAGFVRGLAGFGLSVVMVPVLALTIAPKEAVLVGNVSLFLIGLTDIGRVRREADRSAIPVTLLAIACMPLGLWALVALSADWARLLIALVSLGAFVLVVIPLGRIAMPRHPAMGLSGFFTGFFGGFAGMPGPGMAPFYLRGRLPPREARASMMAIFLVLTPLSSALFIALGVGGWREVALALLLFPAVLAGDLLGHAAFGRVTARQWQVSVALVLGTAAAGAVWKLLVG; this comes from the coding sequence ATGATCCTAGGCCTAGCTGCCAGCGCGCTGACCCTTGCTGCCGTGACGGCGCTCGTCGCCGGTTTCGTGCGCGGGTTAGCCGGGTTCGGCCTCTCGGTCGTTATGGTGCCAGTGCTGGCACTTACCATTGCGCCGAAAGAGGCGGTGCTGGTTGGCAATGTCTCGCTGTTCCTGATCGGCCTCACCGATATCGGCAGGGTCCGGCGTGAAGCCGACCGGTCAGCGATCCCGGTAACGCTGCTGGCGATTGCCTGTATGCCGCTGGGCCTGTGGGCACTTGTCGCGCTGAGCGCGGATTGGGCGCGTTTGCTGATCGCGCTCGTGTCGCTCGGCGCATTCGTGCTCGTGGTGATCCCGCTGGGCAGGATCGCCATGCCGCGCCATCCTGCGATGGGATTGTCCGGCTTCTTCACCGGCTTTTTCGGCGGTTTTGCGGGGATGCCCGGACCCGGGATGGCACCGTTCTATTTGCGCGGACGGCTGCCCCCACGTGAGGCGCGTGCCTCAATGATGGCGATATTCCTCGTCCTGACGCCGCTGTCCTCCGCGCTGTTTATCGCGCTTGGTGTCGGGGGGTGGCGCGAGGTTGCGTTGGCATTGCTGCTATTCCCGGCGGTCCTTGCCGGCGACCTGCTGGGTCACGCCGCATTTGGCCGCGTTACGGCGCGGCAATGGCAAGTCAGCGTCGCGCTCGTACTCGGCACGGCGGCTGCAGGCGCAGTCTGGAAATTGTTAGTAGGGTAG
- a CDS encoding sulfite exporter TauE/SafE family protein, with the protein MPLLDAFDTAQIAAALLAAFGSAFIRGLTGFGMAIILVPILALALVPIEAVLLTNFLSLFIGLSQIRRLVRGAERSAWIIAALVAVGAPLGLFALSVTGIDAARIVIAFIALSAFGAVLLPRRGALAHGPVTTSGVGLLSGLMTGYAGMPGPPVVPYYVGRDIPREVTKASMMLVFTLASAAGLVSGAALGVLDWQLPWLAVLLFPAILLGNWAGDKASGRIEDRVWRLCVGLVLGGAAIAAMAKAFG; encoded by the coding sequence ATGCCGCTGCTCGACGCATTTGACACGGCGCAGATCGCGGCGGCGTTGCTGGCGGCGTTCGGCTCGGCCTTCATTCGCGGGCTGACCGGGTTCGGCATGGCGATCATCCTCGTGCCGATCCTGGCGCTGGCGCTAGTGCCGATCGAGGCGGTCCTGCTCACCAATTTCCTGTCGCTGTTCATCGGCCTGTCGCAAATCCGCCGGCTGGTGCGCGGGGCAGAGCGATCGGCCTGGATCATCGCTGCCCTGGTAGCGGTGGGGGCACCTCTGGGATTGTTTGCCCTGAGCGTGACGGGCATCGATGCCGCGCGGATCGTGATCGCATTCATCGCTTTGTCTGCCTTCGGAGCCGTCCTTCTGCCGCGGCGCGGCGCACTGGCACATGGGCCGGTAACGACAAGCGGCGTTGGCTTGCTGAGCGGGTTGATGACGGGTTACGCGGGAATGCCCGGCCCGCCGGTCGTGCCGTATTATGTCGGCCGCGATATCCCGCGCGAAGTGACCAAGGCTTCGATGATGCTGGTGTTCACTCTCGCGTCTGCGGCGGGCCTCGTGTCGGGCGCGGCGCTGGGCGTGCTCGACTGGCAGCTTCCCTGGCTCGCGGTACTGCTGTTCCCGGCCATCCTGCTGGGCAATTGGGCGGGCGACAAAGCGTCGGGCAGGATCGAAGACCGCGTCTGGCGGCTGTGTGTAGGGCTGGTCCTTGGCGGGGCAGCAATCGCTGCAATGGCGAAAGCTTTCGGATGA